The following DNA comes from Arcobacter cloacae.
TGTCCTGATGTGAAAATTAATTTATCAAATGCTGTTGCTTGATTATATGGTCCTATTGCACTTGGAGCTTTTTGTGTTGAAATTATTGTTTTCATTTTATATCCTTAATTGTTAGCTTTATTAAATTTTTTGTATTATACAAGTTTCTTACTTTCTCTTGGGAAAAACAACTCAAAATCTTTTTTAATATGACTTAAAACTTCTTGATTTACTTTTATAAATCCTTTATATTCAAGTGCAGCTAAAACAATAGCTTTTGAATAATCTAAAACATCAATATCAACTAAATACTCATTTACATCAACCCATTTAGCATCTGTTATCTCTTGTGTATCTTGAATATTTATTTCATAAGTTTTAGGAGTTGCTGTACATAAAATATATAAATTTGATTTATGAAATTGATGGGGATAAAAATGTCCTAACGAAATAATAGATTCAAATTCTACTTCTATTCCAGTTTCTTCTAAAACTTCCCTTTCAAGTGCTGTTGAAATCATTTCACAATTATCAATATGACCTCCTGGAAGTTTATATCCAATATGAAAATGTTTCTCTTTTATAACTAAAAGTTCATTGTTTTCATTTATTACAACAGCACCCACTCCCAAAGTATGATTCGCAGCTGTAGGAATTATGGCATCTTCTTTTAGTCTTTTAACAACTAATATATAATTTTCATCACAAGAATGAAAAATAAATCCTCTATTTACAGCTATTGGTATAAAATCAGATTTTTTTATATCTATATAAATCCAAATTAAATTTCTTCTACTTTCTACACTTTTTATTAAAATATCAAGACTTACTTCAAACTCTTCTTTTGTATTTGGTAGATATTTTTCGTCAATTGTTATACCATTATATGGATCTAAAACTGTTGTAAAACAACCTATATTTTCTAAACTTGTATTATTCATCTTTTTTCCTAAACATATTTTATTGGTAAATAAAAATCTAAAATAAACTCATCTTCTTCAACTAAAAAATGATTCTTATGATACATAGTATATGAAGGATTAGTTGTAGTTTCATAGCCACTTTGTATTAACCAAGTGTGATAAACCCATTGAATAAGTTTTATGACATCTCCATATTTTCCACTTAAAGAGAATTTTGCATAAATTCCTTTTGGAATTATCAAAGTAGGAAGTGATAAATCTTTTAATTGTTCTTCTTCCTTTTCTAAAACTACTATTGCAATATATTGACACTCTTCAAGTGGAGTAATAATTGGATTATCATGATGTAATGCCATTTGTTTGTACTCTTTTATATCATTTGTATAAATCCAAGTTTGAAGTTTTTGCCAACTTTTTTTAATAGTTCTATCATAACCTTTGTGTCTTATGTAATAAGCTTTTATTTCTGGCATTTTAACTATACTTGGTTCAATTTTAGAAAAATCTATTGTTTCATTGTTTGTAGAGATTTTTTCAACTATTTTATTTGAATACTCTTTATAACCTCCATTTTTCCACTCTTTTGGAGTCATCAAAAATCTCTCTTTAAATGCACGTAAAAAAGAGGTTTGAGAACTATATCCTGTCATTTTTGATATATCTGTAATAGTTGAATATTTATTTGTTATTAATAAATTTGCAGCTTTTTCAAGTCTAATTGCTTTTATACTCTCATAAATATTTTTTCCAAACTCTTCTTTAAAAATTCTATGAAGATGAAATTTACTAATATTTAATTGTAAACTCAACTCATCTATATTTATATTTGTATCAATATATTTATAAATATAGTTCATTACATCATTTGCAATTTTTGCTCGTTTTTCATAAGTTGATTTTTTCATAATTTTATTATAACAATAAATGTATATAAAAATAGCAAAAATAGATAATATTTAAAGCATTTTATGTAAAGAATAAAAAAATATTTTGATGTAAACTTTCACAAATTTAAAAAAAGGATAAAAATGAAAAGATCATTTATTCGAGAAATCCTTGAGGCAATTGACGAAGAGACTATCTCTTTTGCAGGAGGACTTCCAAGTGAAAATCTATTTCCATGTGAAGATATAAAAACTGCAACTTTAAAAGCTATGGAAAATCCAAAAATATACCAATACGGGATTAGTAATGGTATAAATGAATTAAGAACACAAATAGCACAGCGTTATACAAATGAAGGATTTCCTACAACAAAAGATAATATTTTAATAACAACAGGAAGCCAACAAGCTATGTATATTTTGGCAAAATATTTTGAAGGTAAAAATATAACTATTGAAGAACCTTCATATTTAGGAGCTATGAATATATTTAGATTAAATCACTTAAATATGCAAGGAGTAAAACTTGAAAATGATGGAGTTAATATAGAAGCTTTTGAAAAAAGTTTCAAAGATACAAAATTAACTTATATAATTCCAGATTTTCAAAATCCAAGTGCAACAACTTATAGTGATGAAAAAAGAGAAGAAATAGCAAAAATCATAAAAAAATATGATGGAATTTTAATAGAAGATTCACCTTATGGTGAACTATTTTTTGATAAAAAGAATGTTTCTATTAGTTCTAAACTTCCTAAAAACTCTTTTCATTTGGGAAGTTTTTCAAAAACTTTAGTTCCAAGTCTTAGAATTGGTTGGATTAGAGCTGATGAAGATTTATTAAAATCATTGATGATAATAAAAGAAAGTATTGATTTACACTCTTGTGGAATTTCTCAATATATTTTGACTGAATATTTAAA
Coding sequences within:
- a CDS encoding PLP-dependent aminotransferase family protein produces the protein MKRSFIREILEAIDEETISFAGGLPSENLFPCEDIKTATLKAMENPKIYQYGISNGINELRTQIAQRYTNEGFPTTKDNILITTGSQQAMYILAKYFEGKNITIEEPSYLGAMNIFRLNHLNMQGVKLENDGVNIEAFEKSFKDTKLTYIIPDFQNPSATTYSDEKREEIAKIIKKYDGILIEDSPYGELFFDKKNVSISSKLPKNSFHLGSFSKTLVPSLRIGWIRADEDLLKSLMIIKESIDLHSCGISQYILTEYLKDEQKYEKHLQEIRDDYSKKANFFSEQLNLIMPEFKHEKPRGGMFLYGTFENEIDTFALVHESLKKKVVYVPGNQFYIDKVPNAEIRFNYTHSTFEQIEKGIKLIKSCL
- a CDS encoding AraC family transcriptional regulator, whose protein sequence is MKKSTYEKRAKIANDVMNYIYKYIDTNINIDELSLQLNISKFHLHRIFKEEFGKNIYESIKAIRLEKAANLLITNKYSTITDISKMTGYSSQTSFLRAFKERFLMTPKEWKNGGYKEYSNKIVEKISTNNETIDFSKIEPSIVKMPEIKAYYIRHKGYDRTIKKSWQKLQTWIYTNDIKEYKQMALHHDNPIITPLEECQYIAIVVLEKEEEQLKDLSLPTLIIPKGIYAKFSLSGKYGDVIKLIQWVYHTWLIQSGYETTTNPSYTMYHKNHFLVEEDEFILDFYLPIKYV
- a CDS encoding NUDIX hydrolase, which encodes MNNTSLENIGCFTTVLDPYNGITIDEKYLPNTKEEFEVSLDILIKSVESRRNLIWIYIDIKKSDFIPIAVNRGFIFHSCDENYILVVKRLKEDAIIPTAANHTLGVGAVVINENNELLVIKEKHFHIGYKLPGGHIDNCEMISTALEREVLEETGIEVEFESIISLGHFYPHQFHKSNLYILCTATPKTYEINIQDTQEITDAKWVDVNEYLVDIDVLDYSKAIVLAALEYKGFIKVNQEVLSHIKKDFELFFPRESKKLV